Proteins co-encoded in one Malus sylvestris chromosome 9, drMalSylv7.2, whole genome shotgun sequence genomic window:
- the LOC126583882 gene encoding uncharacterized protein LOC126583882 produces the protein MEESRNRSKNGSKGGSDDDDVGQGELYSPAYSINVRNNKANLDANVGQGELYSPSYAIKVSNNKANQEPSSLLPSSMGLGVAADHIRWNLGAIKDRLLEKVAAAAVPADALDSARHFLESVVKDVTGAAHGITKDALHRVRTHLVDILPSLSPETTNKMVDEAEREANNIGGGHGREDERKNEEGRQRSRI, from the exons ATGGAAGAGAGTAGAAACAGAAGCAAAAATGGGTCAAAGGGAGGAAGTGACGATGATGATGTGGGTCAAGGAGAACTGTACTCTCCTGCTTATTCCATCAACGTGAGAAACAACAAAGCAAACCTTGATGCTAATGTGGGTCAAGGAGAATTGTACTCTCCTTCCTATGCCATCAAAGTGAGCAATAACAAAGCAAATCAAGAACCATCGTCGCTGCTGCCGTCGTCGATGGGATTGGGTGTGGCTGCAGACCATATAAGGTGGAACTTGGGGGCCATCAAGGACAGACTGTTGGAGAAGGTGGCAGCTGCTGCTGTTCCTGCTGATGCTTTGGACAGTGCACGCCACTTCTTAGAGAGTGTCGTCAAAGATGTCACTGGGGCTGCGCATGGAATCACCAAGGATGCCTTGCACCGGGTTAGAACACATCTTGTTGACATTCTACCCTCCCTGTCTCCTGAAACCACGAACAAG ATGGTGGATGAGGCAGAAAGGGAAGCTAATAATATTGGTGGAGGTCATGGGAGAGAAGATGAGAGGAAGAACGAGGAAGGACGCCAAAGAAGTAGAATTTGA
- the LOC126583883 gene encoding uncharacterized protein LOC126583883, with amino-acid sequence MLIYYVPTSPFLLNKIPPQLEKTNIANKINKANGITIRSTSQATSSSSSRRSRSRSFLLATAGFLAAAAVLASAGAVESPEQSETLENIPQTLSGECALPKDCKKPRIQRPKSRRAESCTIKCVTTCIRGGEGSPGEGPFNVRRPIVVFKQGFRSRQYCLVECSDICNLIKDGDDGP; translated from the exons ATGCTAATTTATTATGTCCCAACTTCTCCATTCCTTCTCAATAAAATCCCACCACAACTTGAAAAAACCAACATCGCCAACAAGATTAACAAAGCCAATGGTATTACCATCAGAAGCACTTCCCAAGccaccagcagcagcagcagcagaagaagcagaagcagaagcttTCTCTTAGCAACTGCAGGGTTTCTTGCAGCTGCTGCAGTTTTAGCTTCTGCCGGTGCAGTTGAGTCTCCTGAGCAATCTGAGACTCTAGAAAATATTCCCCAGACACTGTCTGGAGAGTGTGCTTTGCCCAAGGATTGCAAGAAACCAAGGATTCAAAGACCAAAGTCTAGAAGGGCAGAGTCTTGCACAATTAAGTGCGTCACCACCTGCATTAGAGGTGGTGAGGGCTCACCTGGTGAAGGCCCCTTCAATGTCAGGAG GCCTATAGTTGTTTTCAAGCAAGGATTTAGAAGCCGGCAATATTG TTTGGTGGAGTGCTCAGATATTTGCAATTTAATTAAAGATGGTGACGACGGGCCTTAA
- the LOC126583879 gene encoding protein HIGH CHLOROPHYLL FLUORESCENCE PHENOTYPE 173, chloroplastic: MAVTKAISTTSLSNGNGGGGGKNNITHYYQWRRPISLPIPKPNSQNFTIAARNRSLLIPRAAGPSSEPTNNGGGKKTKTKNKTVDPASTEEKSDSPINQIQEQQEQKQKQKQLGLDLEDVNPVGLGRRSRQLFDEVWRKFSGLGQISRTSLPDERDALDALLIREGPMCEFVIPGAQNTTVLVVGATSSIGRIVVRKLMLRGYTVKALVRNADQEVVEMLPRSVEIVTGDVGDPATLYAAVQGCNKIIYCATARSTISGDLYRVDQRGVYNLTKAFQDYNNKMAQLRAGKSSKSKLTIVKFKTPESVDGWEVRQGTYFQDVVASKYDGGMDAKFEFTFTGDAVFSGYVFTRGGYVELSKKLSLPLGRTLDRYEGLVLSVGGNGRSYILILEAGPSADTSQSKLYFSRFNTKAGFCRVRVPFSSFRPVKPDDPPLDPFLVHTLTIRFEPRRQKAVEGRTGVQQQDPRSFMLILEYIKALPTGQETDFVLVSCTGSGIEPNRREQVLKAKRAGEESLRKSGLGYTIIRPGPLKEEPGGQRALIFDQGNRISQGISCADVADICVKALHDSTARNKSFDVCYEYVADQGKELYELVAHLPDKANNYLTPALSALEKNT, from the exons ATGGCCGTCACTAAAGCCATCAGCACCACCAGCTTGAGCAATGGCaacggcggcggcggcggtaaAAATAACATCACTCACTATTACCAATGGCGGAGGCCCATTTCTCTCCCAATCCCAAAACCCAACTCCCAAAACTTCACAATCGCCGCCCGAAACCGCTCGTTGTTAATTCCCAGGGCCGCCGGACCTTCCTCCGAACCCACCAACAATGGCGGcggaaaaaaaaccaaaaccaagaacaaaactGTTGATCCTGCTTCTACTGAGGAGAAAAGTGATTCCCCAATTAATCAAATCCAAGAACAGCAggagcagaagcagaagcagaagcagctGGGATTGGATTTGGAGGACGTGAACCCAGTCGGGCTCGGTCGGAGGTCGCGCCAGCTGTTCGATGAAGTGTGGCGCAAGTTTTCTGGCCTCGGGCAGATCTCAAGAACCAGTCTTCCCGACGAAAGAGACGCGCTTGACGCTCTGCTCATCAGGGAAGGACCCATGTGCGAGTTCGTCATCCCCGGCGCCCAGAACACCACCGTCTTGGTCGTCGGCGCCACCTCGAGTATCGGCCGGATAGTGGTCCGCAAGCTCATGCTCCGAGGGTACACTGTTAAG GCGCTGGTGAGGAATGCTGATCAGGAAGTGGTGGAGATGTTGCCGAGATCGGTAGAGATTGTGACCGGCGATGTGGGTGATCCTGCTACCCTATACGCTGCGGTACAGGGCTGTAACAAGATTATCTATTGTGCTACTGCACGCTCTACCATCAGTGGAGACCTCTACAGAGTTGATCAAAGAGGGGTCTACAACCTCACCAAAGCATTCCAG GACTATAACAACAAAATGGCACAGTTACGAGCAGGAAAGAGTAGCAAGAGCAAACTTACTATTGTAAAGTTCAAGACTCCAGAGTCGGTGGATGGATGGGAAGTTCGTCAGGGGACTTACTTTCAGGATGTGGTTGCGTCTAAGTATGATGGAGGAATGGACGCCAAGTTCGAATTCACTTTCACCGGAGATGCTGTTTTCTCCG GATATGTTTTCACCAGAGGAGGGTATGTTGAACTGTCAAAAAAGCTTTCGCTTCCTTTGGGTCGAACCCTTGACAG GTATGAAGGTCTAGTTCTTTCTGTTGGTGGGAATGGAAGATCTTACATATTAATTCTTGAAGCTGGTCCTTCGGCGGATACATCTCAAAGTAAATTATACTTTTCTAGATTCAACACAAAAGCAGGATTTTGTAGG GTCAGAGTACCGTTTTCATCATTCCGCCCTGTGAAACCAGATGATCCACCACTAGACCCATTCCTTGTACATACATTAACCATACGTTTTGAGCCCAGAAGACAG AAAGCTGTTGAAGGACGTACGGGAGTGCAGCAGCAAGACCCAAGAAGTTTTATGCTTATACTAGAATACATAAAAGCTTTGCCA ACTGGGCAAGAAACGGACTTCGTTTTAGTTTCTTGTACCGGATCAGGAATAGAACCTAATAGAAGGGAGCAGGTTCTTAAAGCAAAGAGG GCTGGGGAAGAGTCATTGCGAAAATCAGGGCTTGGATACACCATCATTCGTCCTGGTCCCCTGAAG GAAGAACCAGGTGGACAACGCGCTCTCATATTCGACCAAGGAAACAGGATTTCTCAG GGGATCAGCTGTGCCGATGTAGCTGATATCTGCGTGAAGGCATTGCATGATTCGACTGCAAGGAACAAAAGCTTTGAT GTATGTTATGAATACGTTGCCGATCAAGGAAAGGAACTTTACGAGCTG GTGGCGCATTTGCCTGACAAAGCCAATAACTATCTGACACCGGCACTGTCCGCTCTAGAGAAGAATACCTGA